In one Polyangium spumosum genomic region, the following are encoded:
- a CDS encoding LytR/AlgR family response regulator transcription factor, with protein sequence MKILVVDDEEPARRRLIRLLRDVPGAEVVGEAGDGDEALRRIETLGPELVLLDIRMPGLDGLSLAQRYTDLPPLVFITAYDEYAVQAFEVNAVDYLLKPVRPERLLSAIERARQRLLATREAAARALAAVASRGTPSARIVTVTRGVIRFFDARDVTRFWSSDKYTLFRADRDEHCTEEPLSTLEERLCAHGFLRVHRGELVHIGSVKALHRVEGSYEVELKDGQVARVSRRSLPAVKAALGLEE encoded by the coding sequence ATGAAGATCCTGGTCGTCGACGACGAAGAGCCCGCGCGCCGGCGCTTGATCCGCCTGCTTCGAGACGTCCCGGGCGCCGAGGTCGTGGGGGAGGCCGGGGACGGGGATGAAGCGCTCCGGCGAATCGAGACGCTGGGGCCCGAGCTCGTGCTGCTCGACATCCGGATGCCCGGCCTGGATGGGCTCTCGCTCGCGCAGCGGTACACGGACCTGCCGCCCCTCGTATTCATCACCGCGTACGATGAATACGCCGTGCAGGCCTTCGAGGTGAACGCGGTCGACTATCTGCTCAAGCCCGTGCGCCCGGAGCGGCTGCTCTCCGCCATCGAACGCGCGCGCCAGCGGCTCCTCGCGACCAGGGAGGCAGCGGCCCGCGCCCTTGCGGCGGTGGCGAGCCGCGGGACGCCGTCGGCGCGTATCGTCACCGTCACGCGCGGGGTCATCCGCTTCTTCGATGCCCGCGACGTCACGCGATTCTGGAGCAGCGACAAGTACACGCTCTTCCGCGCGGACCGGGACGAACATTGCACCGAGGAGCCGCTGTCCACGCTCGAGGAGCGGCTCTGCGCCCACGGCTTTTTGCGCGTGCACCGGGGGGAGCTCGTGCACATCGGCAGCGTGAAGGCCCTGCACCGCGTGGAGGGCAGTTACGAGGTCGAGCTCAAAGATGGCCAGGTCGCGCGCGTGAGCCGGCGCTCCTTGCCCGCGGTGAAGGCGGCGCTCGGCCTGGAGGAGTAG
- a CDS encoding antibiotic biosynthesis monooxygenase family protein, which yields MNLNFATTALLSVSLLACGGSDAEPPSQPPPVTSGDGCVRDELEPDFEPTPLQGAGVDAEGKLAPGTYLVSSTYIHRKGTPESDAKFGELVGPIVQALQSQPGLVAFQLGTSASCSAGRTLTVWEDEEAMYQFVGSPAHAEAMARTGEVSRGDSVVTSWQDDERGATWEKALEKLAAETGPTY from the coding sequence ATGAACCTCAACTTCGCCACGACGGCTCTCCTCTCCGTTTCCCTCCTCGCGTGCGGCGGCTCGGACGCCGAGCCACCCTCGCAACCGCCCCCCGTCACGAGTGGCGACGGCTGTGTGCGCGACGAGCTGGAGCCCGATTTCGAGCCCACTCCATTGCAGGGCGCAGGGGTCGACGCCGAGGGGAAGCTCGCGCCGGGGACCTATCTCGTGAGCAGCACCTATATCCACCGGAAGGGCACGCCGGAGTCCGACGCGAAGTTCGGCGAGCTCGTGGGCCCCATCGTCCAGGCGCTCCAGAGCCAGCCAGGGCTCGTGGCGTTCCAGCTCGGCACCTCCGCGAGCTGCAGCGCGGGGCGCACGCTCACCGTCTGGGAGGACGAAGAGGCGATGTACCAGTTCGTCGGCAGCCCCGCGCACGCCGAGGCAATGGCGCGTACCGGGGAAGTGAGCCGCGGCGATAGCGTGGTCACGAGCTGGCAGGATGACGAGCGCGGCGCCACCTGGGAGAAGGCGCTCGAAAAGCTCGCCGCGGAGACGGGTCCTACCTACTAA
- the mxcG gene encoding myxochelin non-ribosomal peptide synthetase MxcG, producing the protein MHKRVGERWPLSAAQHGIWLGQALDPASSLYNAGECIEICGAVDPAVFEASVRQANAEAETLHMRFFPAEEGPQQIPSPSLDWPMHRIDVGAEADPWAAARAWMQADLETTVDLQRGPLFAEALFMAGPDRTYWYQRAHHIALDGFGFSLVARRVAELYTARIEGRDRVGAPFGSLLRVLEEDLAYRASPDCARDRDFWLRRFADRPEAVSLGGRPGMVSRSASRITTSLSPSTMERMQEVARRAGATWPDVILAATAAYTHGITGAGELVLGLPVMGRLGSVSLRIPSMVMNIVPLRVPIPREASLSALVRAVAEEIRVIRPHLRYRYEQLRRDLKLVGGDRRLFGPVVNIMPFDYDLRFGVHRALAHNISAGPVEDISINVYARSDGRGPRVDFDANPDCYSAEELAAHEQRFLGFLEAALSAPAEPIAGITIPGAAAPCMAAHSPGIVLDGGPLPCPARDVVERILERAQEQPTATALEHGPRSMTYGELVLAARRLSARLVALGARPGALVAVLLPRGVEAITAILATLLSGAGYLPLDPQGPTSRTAAILADAGPAVVVTSSLYAARARQAHRACVVVLDEEVLPDALEAPVFPGKEEPAYVIYTSGSTGRPNGVVISRASLAHFVAGAADRYGFQHDDRVLQFAPLHFDASVEEVFLTLCVGATLVLRTEEMLQSVLRLLDACAEYTITVLDLPTALWHEVAYSLSTGAASFPPCIRTVIIGGEAALPERVARFRRAVGPAVRLLNTYGPTEATVVATCATLCGDASAPERDEEVPIGTPLPGVRAAVLGADLRLVARGVVGELHLMGGGLATGYLGQPELTAARFTTLECFPDRPRAYRTGDLVRQDEDGQLVFVGRVDEELKISGHRVDPGEIETVLLRFPGVREVAVVGAVLPGGVKRLAAHVVADAPLPSPAALRRHAQSALPPASVPSAILFIDRLPRTSTGKIDRAALREAEITRSAASGLPTTDLEKVVLSVWEQVLGMGDLSVEDDFFERGGQSLQTIQVATRLGIALGREIPVAMVFRHPTIAELSRALEQGVAKVSAGLTDVMLADAVLPEDIVPPALAPSPSPSSPRQVLLTGATGFVGVHLLHALLTGTDARVVCLVRATDEARAAGRLRAALETQRLRPEHFEDRVVAVPADLASPRLGLRVETWESLAATCDAIYHDAAIVSLVRDYRSMRAVNVLGTREVLRLAAAGRPKPVHHVSTLAVAPSIARSPEVHEAFVPPHAELLDGYKQSKWVAERLVQQASERGLPACVYRLGRVVGAPDTGIVNEQDLVFRLLLAGVPAGVLPDLDVSETWTPVDYVARAIVALSLTRPPSVVVYNLAPAPEVRLRDVFRWVHEYGYAVETCSVPAFRARLGSRAGAAESATLAFFDLQADAGEDPQSFGLGRVCCDNVMRGLSRSGVDCPAVDRPLVFRYLDHCVETGKLPRPPSRREGRA; encoded by the coding sequence ATGCACAAGCGAGTTGGCGAGCGCTGGCCTCTCTCGGCCGCGCAGCACGGTATCTGGCTGGGCCAGGCGCTCGACCCGGCGAGCTCGCTCTACAACGCCGGCGAGTGCATCGAGATCTGCGGAGCCGTGGATCCGGCGGTCTTCGAGGCTTCCGTGCGTCAGGCGAACGCCGAGGCCGAGACGTTGCACATGCGGTTTTTCCCGGCGGAGGAGGGCCCGCAGCAGATCCCGAGTCCTTCTCTCGACTGGCCCATGCATCGAATCGACGTCGGCGCCGAGGCCGATCCATGGGCGGCCGCGCGAGCGTGGATGCAGGCGGACCTCGAGACGACCGTCGATCTCCAGCGCGGACCACTCTTCGCGGAGGCGCTCTTCATGGCCGGCCCCGACCGGACCTACTGGTATCAGCGGGCGCACCACATCGCGCTCGACGGTTTTGGATTCTCGCTCGTCGCGCGGCGCGTGGCGGAGCTGTATACCGCGCGGATCGAGGGCCGAGATCGCGTCGGCGCGCCGTTTGGTTCGCTGCTGCGCGTCCTCGAGGAAGACCTCGCTTATCGCGCGTCCCCCGATTGCGCTCGCGACCGCGACTTCTGGCTCCGACGCTTCGCCGATCGCCCCGAGGCCGTGAGCCTCGGCGGCAGGCCCGGCATGGTTTCTCGCAGCGCATCCCGAATTACGACCTCACTTTCGCCCTCGACGATGGAGCGAATGCAGGAGGTGGCGCGTCGCGCGGGCGCGACCTGGCCCGACGTGATCCTCGCCGCGACGGCGGCATATACGCATGGCATCACCGGCGCAGGGGAGCTCGTCCTCGGCCTGCCGGTGATGGGCCGCCTGGGCTCCGTTTCTCTGCGTATCCCGAGCATGGTGATGAACATCGTGCCGCTGCGTGTCCCGATCCCGAGAGAAGCGAGCCTGTCCGCGCTCGTCCGGGCGGTCGCGGAGGAGATTCGCGTGATACGGCCCCATCTGCGCTACCGGTACGAGCAGCTCCGCCGCGACCTCAAGCTCGTCGGCGGGGATCGGCGGCTGTTCGGCCCGGTGGTGAACATCATGCCGTTCGATTACGATCTGCGGTTCGGTGTCCACCGCGCCCTCGCGCACAACATCTCCGCCGGGCCGGTCGAGGACATCTCGATCAACGTGTACGCGCGATCGGACGGGCGCGGGCCCCGCGTCGATTTCGACGCCAATCCGGATTGTTACAGCGCCGAGGAGCTCGCGGCGCACGAGCAACGATTCCTGGGTTTTCTCGAGGCGGCCCTGTCCGCTCCCGCCGAGCCGATCGCCGGGATCACGATCCCCGGAGCCGCGGCGCCGTGCATGGCGGCGCATTCGCCCGGTATCGTCCTCGACGGCGGGCCGCTCCCCTGCCCGGCGCGTGACGTCGTCGAGCGGATCCTGGAGCGAGCGCAAGAACAGCCCACCGCGACGGCCCTCGAGCACGGCCCTCGGTCGATGACCTATGGCGAGCTCGTGCTCGCCGCCCGGCGGCTCTCGGCCCGCCTCGTGGCGCTCGGCGCCAGACCGGGCGCGCTCGTGGCGGTGCTCTTGCCCCGCGGCGTGGAGGCCATCACCGCCATTCTCGCCACGCTGCTGTCCGGCGCGGGATATCTGCCGCTCGATCCCCAGGGGCCGACCAGCAGGACGGCGGCGATCCTCGCGGACGCCGGCCCCGCGGTGGTCGTCACGTCATCTCTGTATGCCGCTCGAGCGAGGCAGGCGCATCGGGCCTGCGTCGTGGTGCTGGACGAGGAGGTCCTCCCGGACGCGCTGGAAGCGCCGGTGTTCCCGGGGAAGGAGGAGCCGGCGTACGTGATTTACACGTCCGGCTCGACGGGTCGCCCCAATGGTGTCGTGATCAGCCGCGCGTCGCTCGCGCATTTCGTGGCCGGCGCTGCCGATCGGTATGGGTTTCAGCACGACGATCGGGTGCTCCAGTTCGCGCCGCTGCATTTCGACGCGAGCGTGGAGGAGGTGTTCCTCACCTTGTGCGTGGGCGCCACGCTGGTCTTGCGCACGGAGGAGATGTTGCAATCGGTCCTCCGGCTGCTCGACGCCTGCGCCGAATACACGATCACCGTGCTGGACCTGCCCACGGCGCTCTGGCACGAGGTGGCCTACAGCCTCTCGACGGGCGCAGCCTCGTTTCCGCCCTGCATTCGCACCGTCATCATCGGCGGGGAGGCTGCCCTCCCGGAGCGCGTGGCTCGGTTTCGCCGCGCCGTCGGGCCCGCGGTCCGGTTGCTCAATACGTATGGTCCCACGGAGGCGACCGTCGTGGCCACGTGCGCCACGTTGTGCGGCGACGCGTCCGCGCCCGAGCGTGACGAGGAAGTCCCGATAGGCACACCGCTGCCCGGCGTCCGCGCGGCCGTCCTCGGCGCGGACCTTCGGCTCGTCGCGCGCGGCGTCGTGGGGGAGCTCCATTTGATGGGTGGAGGGCTGGCCACGGGGTATCTCGGGCAGCCGGAGCTGACCGCCGCGCGTTTCACGACCCTCGAATGTTTCCCCGATCGGCCCCGCGCGTACCGAACCGGGGACCTCGTCCGGCAAGACGAGGACGGCCAGCTCGTCTTCGTCGGCCGCGTCGACGAGGAGCTCAAGATCAGCGGGCACCGCGTCGATCCGGGCGAAATCGAGACCGTACTGCTTCGTTTCCCGGGCGTGCGCGAGGTCGCGGTGGTGGGGGCCGTCCTGCCAGGCGGCGTCAAGCGCCTCGCCGCGCATGTCGTGGCCGACGCTCCCCTCCCCTCGCCCGCCGCGCTCCGCCGGCACGCGCAGTCGGCATTGCCACCTGCCTCCGTCCCTTCGGCCATTCTGTTCATCGATCGATTGCCGAGGACCAGCACGGGCAAGATCGACCGGGCCGCGCTGCGCGAGGCGGAAATCACCCGCTCGGCCGCGTCGGGCCTCCCGACGACGGACCTCGAGAAGGTCGTCCTTTCGGTCTGGGAGCAAGTCCTCGGGATGGGCGACCTCTCCGTGGAAGATGATTTCTTCGAGCGCGGCGGACAGTCGTTGCAGACCATCCAGGTCGCCACGCGCCTCGGGATCGCGCTCGGGCGCGAGATCCCGGTCGCGATGGTGTTTCGTCATCCGACGATCGCCGAGCTCTCGCGGGCCCTGGAGCAAGGCGTCGCGAAGGTCTCCGCGGGGCTCACGGATGTAATGCTGGCCGACGCCGTCCTCCCGGAGGACATCGTCCCTCCCGCGCTCGCGCCCTCGCCTTCGCCGTCGTCGCCTCGACAGGTCTTGCTCACCGGCGCGACCGGGTTTGTCGGGGTGCACCTGTTGCATGCGCTCCTCACGGGGACGGACGCGCGTGTGGTTTGTCTGGTCCGCGCGACGGACGAGGCTCGAGCGGCTGGTCGGCTCCGCGCTGCCCTGGAGACGCAGCGCCTGCGGCCCGAGCATTTCGAGGACAGGGTGGTGGCCGTGCCGGCCGACCTCGCCTCGCCCCGCCTCGGGCTGCGGGTCGAGACGTGGGAGAGCCTCGCCGCGACATGCGACGCGATCTACCACGACGCCGCGATCGTCAGCCTGGTGCGCGATTACCGCAGCATGCGCGCGGTGAACGTCCTCGGGACGCGTGAGGTGCTCAGGCTCGCCGCCGCTGGGCGCCCGAAGCCCGTGCATCACGTGTCGACGCTGGCCGTGGCGCCGTCGATCGCCCGGAGCCCCGAGGTCCACGAGGCGTTTGTCCCGCCGCACGCGGAGCTCCTGGATGGATACAAGCAGAGCAAATGGGTCGCCGAGCGGCTCGTGCAGCAGGCGAGCGAGCGTGGCTTGCCGGCGTGCGTGTACCGCCTCGGCCGCGTCGTCGGCGCTCCCGATACGGGGATCGTCAACGAGCAGGACCTCGTCTTTCGCCTCCTCCTCGCCGGCGTCCCCGCGGGGGTGTTGCCCGATCTCGACGTCTCCGAGACGTGGACGCCCGTCGATTACGTGGCGCGAGCGATCGTGGCGCTCTCCCTCACCCGGCCGCCGAGCGTCGTCGTCTACAACCTGGCCCCCGCGCCCGAGGTGCGGCTGCGAGACGTGTTTCGCTGGGTCCACGAGTATGGTTATGCCGTCGAGACCTGCTCGGTGCCGGCCTTCCGCGCTCGCCTGGGGAGCCGCGCCGGCGCCGCCGAGAGCGCCACGCTCGCCTTCTTCGATCTCCAGGCCGACGCCGGAGAAGATCCGCAGAGCTTCGGCCTGGGGCGCGTGTGTTGTGACAACGTGATGCGTGGTCTGTCCAGGAGCGGGGTCGATTGTCCCGCCGTCGATCGTCCGCTCGTGTTTCGTTATCTGGATCATTGCGTCGAGACCGGCAAGCTGCCGCGTCCGCCTTCCCGGCGAGAGGGCCGTGCCTGA
- a CDS encoding aspartate aminotransferase family protein — translation MTSRTPGLPRPIAVEWKLDRSNALLAEARRLIPGVTQSLMKRPEMYALGSFPVYLDGGEGALVRDVDGNEYIDYICGLGANTLGHNHPAVVRTIRERLEKGVLHSLPTEIEVTATRALVDLIPGAEMARFFKTGADATSAALRLARHVTGKEKVVTIGYNGWHDQFMFDTPGVPAVLREYTYRMPLMAEADERPLLDLITDKGSEIAAVLLSLPYKRCVSAEFLRVLRETCHAHGVLFVLDEVVTGFRLARGGAQEFYGISADFVCLSKGIAAGMPLSAIAGPREVMSRLAELQVSTTFGGEMLSLEVCKAVLAEYRDTDYIERLAALGKRLREGVNDKAAKNGAPLRVVGYDSIPFFLFADDLATHTRLAAQFVGAMAKRGVLLRRDVSFLCGAHTEAQVDFTIEAAHDALVEMARSGAFEGSPAGARS, via the coding sequence ATGACCTCACGGACCCCTGGTCTCCCGCGACCCATCGCGGTGGAATGGAAGCTCGATCGCTCGAATGCGCTGCTCGCCGAGGCGCGCCGGCTGATCCCCGGCGTCACCCAGTCGCTCATGAAGCGGCCGGAGATGTACGCGCTGGGCTCGTTCCCGGTGTACCTCGACGGCGGCGAGGGCGCGCTCGTGCGGGACGTGGACGGCAACGAATACATCGATTACATCTGCGGCCTCGGGGCGAACACGCTGGGGCACAACCACCCCGCCGTCGTCCGTACCATCCGCGAGCGGCTCGAAAAAGGCGTGCTGCATTCGTTGCCGACGGAGATCGAGGTCACGGCCACGCGCGCGCTGGTCGATCTGATCCCGGGCGCGGAGATGGCCCGCTTCTTCAAGACCGGAGCGGACGCGACCTCCGCGGCGCTGCGTCTCGCCCGCCACGTGACGGGGAAGGAGAAGGTCGTCACCATCGGCTACAACGGGTGGCACGATCAATTCATGTTCGACACGCCCGGCGTGCCGGCGGTGCTGCGCGAATACACGTATCGCATGCCGCTCATGGCCGAGGCCGACGAGCGGCCGCTGCTCGACTTGATCACCGACAAGGGATCCGAGATCGCGGCCGTGCTGCTCTCGTTGCCTTACAAGCGCTGCGTATCGGCGGAGTTCTTGCGTGTCCTCCGCGAGACCTGTCACGCCCACGGCGTGCTCTTCGTGCTGGACGAGGTCGTGACGGGCTTCCGGCTCGCGCGCGGCGGCGCCCAGGAGTTTTACGGGATCTCCGCTGATTTCGTGTGCCTCTCGAAGGGCATCGCGGCGGGCATGCCGCTCTCGGCCATCGCCGGCCCGCGGGAGGTGATGAGCCGCCTCGCGGAGCTGCAGGTATCGACGACGTTCGGCGGCGAGATGCTCTCCCTGGAGGTCTGCAAGGCGGTCCTCGCCGAGTATCGGGACACCGATTACATCGAGCGGCTCGCCGCGCTCGGCAAGCGGCTGCGCGAGGGCGTGAACGACAAGGCCGCGAAGAACGGGGCACCGCTCCGCGTGGTCGGATACGACTCGATCCCGTTCTTCCTCTTCGCCGACGATCTCGCGACGCACACGAGGCTCGCGGCCCAGTTCGTCGGCGCCATGGCGAAGCGCGGGGTGCTCCTGCGCCGTGACGTGAGCTTCCTCTGCGGCGCGCACACCGAAGCGCAGGTCGATTTCACGATCGAGGCGGCGCACGACGCGCTCGTCGAGATGGCGAGGAGCGGCGCATTCGAGGGCAGCCCCGCCGGCGCGAGGTCCTGA
- the mxcH gene encoding TonB-dependent siderophore myxochelin receptor MxcH: protein MFRGRRFSCTGFAGALALVLSAAPPALAEDAAPAQASATSEREVSPPELIEFAEAAYPEEARAARQEGRVVLKLRIDVEGRVTRAEVVESAGSGFDEAAREAALRFRFAPARRGEKHVAAIILYAYDFRLPPEPAPVEEAPPAPAQPPPDSTARAAGVSVGPAKLPIDVMVRGASEADRLRRSAQAVQVIETEEAQRQTADLGEVLARSEGVSVRRAGGLGSSARLSLNGLTGDQIRFFLDGVPLDLAGYAHGITNVPVNLVERMEIYRGVVPVRFGADALGGAVNLVTDTDVRGTHASASYQVGSFKTYRLTLSARHKHEPSGFFARVNGFYDYTRNDYPIDVEVFDELGRLSPARVHRFHDGYRAGGGSVEVGIVERPRAERLLLRAFYTEHQRDVQHNALMSVPYGSVTYGKQSAGAHLRYAQRFSRRTRLDAVAGYTYTRTAFQDLSTCRYDWFGRCVFELPQRGEIEARAIDQIVEQHNTFARFNLAWNPAPWHSLRFGLSPTHAARTGKDQAIPADDYDPLTAERGLLSSVAGAEHEWRPFAGKVANIAFVKGYSQVARTKEQLPNGNLRDLDRTSHRVGIGDSVRLRFSEAFYAKASYEYATRLPNPEEVFGNGALVLENLHLEPEASHNLNLGLTLERVDTAVGLVRFNVNGFGRFAENLIVLLSAGNYFQHENVLSARSVGVEAALGWSSPGDWLSLDGYVTWQDFRNTAGDGAFGKFEGDRIPNRPYLLAGGSARVQGSDLLRPRDALSLTWQARHVRAYYRGWESVGAADSKLVIPSQLVHALALTYTVKHGDGSVSGTVEVQNLTDEKVFDSFGVQLPGRAAHAKAVLEL, encoded by the coding sequence ATGTTCCGCGGACGCCGTTTTTCGTGCACCGGGTTTGCCGGAGCCCTGGCCCTCGTCCTCTCGGCCGCCCCGCCCGCCCTCGCGGAGGACGCAGCGCCCGCGCAGGCGAGCGCGACGAGCGAGCGCGAGGTGAGCCCGCCCGAGCTCATCGAATTCGCAGAGGCTGCCTATCCCGAGGAGGCGCGCGCGGCCCGGCAGGAGGGCCGCGTGGTGCTGAAGCTTCGTATCGACGTCGAGGGGCGCGTCACGCGGGCCGAGGTCGTGGAATCGGCCGGCAGCGGCTTCGACGAGGCCGCGCGCGAAGCGGCCCTGCGATTTCGATTCGCGCCGGCTCGCCGCGGTGAAAAGCACGTCGCAGCGATCATCCTCTACGCCTATGATTTCAGGCTGCCCCCGGAGCCTGCCCCGGTCGAGGAGGCTCCGCCCGCTCCAGCGCAGCCTCCACCGGACTCGACAGCGCGCGCGGCAGGGGTCTCGGTCGGTCCTGCCAAACTGCCGATCGATGTCATGGTGCGCGGAGCCTCCGAGGCCGACCGACTCCGGCGGTCCGCCCAGGCCGTCCAGGTGATCGAGACCGAGGAAGCGCAGCGGCAAACCGCGGATCTCGGCGAGGTGCTGGCGCGCTCCGAGGGCGTCTCCGTGCGCCGGGCCGGCGGGCTCGGATCGAGCGCGCGCCTCTCGCTCAATGGCCTCACCGGGGATCAGATCCGCTTCTTCCTCGACGGCGTGCCCCTCGACCTCGCCGGGTATGCGCACGGGATCACCAATGTGCCGGTCAACCTCGTCGAGCGTATGGAGATCTACCGCGGCGTCGTGCCCGTGCGATTCGGCGCCGATGCCCTGGGAGGCGCGGTGAACCTGGTGACCGATACGGACGTCCGCGGCACGCACGCCTCCGCGTCCTACCAGGTCGGCTCCTTCAAGACGTATCGGCTGACGCTGAGCGCGAGGCACAAGCACGAGCCGAGCGGGTTCTTCGCCCGCGTCAATGGGTTCTACGATTATACACGAAACGATTATCCCATCGACGTCGAGGTCTTCGACGAGCTCGGGCGCCTCTCGCCGGCGCGTGTACACCGATTTCATGACGGCTACCGCGCCGGCGGCGGGAGCGTCGAGGTGGGGATCGTCGAGCGCCCGCGGGCGGAGCGGCTCCTTTTGCGCGCCTTTTACACCGAGCACCAGAGGGACGTTCAACACAACGCGCTCATGTCCGTTCCTTATGGCTCCGTCACCTACGGCAAGCAATCGGCGGGCGCGCACCTCAGGTACGCGCAGCGCTTCTCCAGGCGGACGCGCCTCGACGCGGTGGCAGGGTACACGTACACGCGCACGGCCTTTCAGGATCTCTCCACGTGTCGATACGACTGGTTCGGTCGATGCGTGTTCGAGCTCCCGCAACGAGGCGAGATCGAGGCGCGCGCGATCGACCAGATCGTCGAGCAACACAACACCTTCGCCCGCTTCAACCTGGCGTGGAACCCCGCGCCGTGGCATTCGTTGCGCTTCGGGCTCTCGCCCACCCATGCCGCCCGGACCGGGAAAGACCAAGCCATCCCCGCGGACGATTACGATCCGCTCACCGCAGAGCGAGGCTTGCTGAGCAGCGTGGCCGGCGCCGAGCACGAATGGCGCCCGTTTGCAGGGAAGGTCGCGAACATCGCCTTCGTCAAGGGGTACTCGCAGGTCGCCCGGACCAAGGAACAATTGCCGAATGGGAACCTCCGCGATCTCGACCGAACGAGTCACCGCGTGGGGATCGGCGACAGCGTGCGTCTTCGTTTCTCGGAGGCGTTTTACGCCAAGGCTTCGTACGAGTACGCCACACGTTTACCCAACCCGGAGGAGGTGTTCGGCAATGGCGCGCTCGTCCTCGAGAACCTGCACCTCGAGCCTGAGGCGAGCCACAACCTCAACCTCGGCCTGACCCTGGAGCGCGTCGACACCGCCGTCGGCCTCGTCCGGTTCAATGTCAACGGCTTCGGGCGCTTCGCGGAGAACCTCATCGTCCTGCTCAGCGCAGGCAATTATTTCCAGCACGAGAACGTCCTCTCGGCTCGATCGGTCGGCGTCGAGGCGGCCCTGGGGTGGTCCTCGCCGGGGGATTGGCTCTCGCTGGACGGATACGTCACCTGGCAGGATTTCCGCAACACGGCAGGTGACGGCGCATTCGGCAAATTCGAGGGGGATCGCATCCCCAACCGCCCGTACCTGCTCGCCGGCGGGAGCGCCCGCGTGCAAGGGTCCGATTTGCTCCGGCCGCGCGACGCCCTCTCGCTCACGTGGCAGGCGCGGCACGTCCGGGCCTACTACCGCGGGTGGGAGAGCGTCGGGGCCGCCGATTCCAAGCTGGTGATCCCCTCCCAGCTCGTCCACGCGCTCGCGCTCACGTACACCGTCAAGCACGGCGACGGCTCCGTGAGCGGGACCGTCGAGGTGCAAAACCTGACGGATGAAAAGGTCTTCGATTCGTTCGGGGTCCAGCTCCCGGGGCGAGCGGCGCACGCCAAGGCCGTCCTCGAGCTCTGA
- a CDS encoding PepSY domain-containing protein: protein MTSPDPEKEASSPRVEPPRPRRRYGAVMKFVRRLHMYLGLLVFPWVLLFGASGALFNHPEIGRDIEQRDLSPEELSTLTGWKPWNPEQIAQRVVAQINAGSSGMYTLDPSAPSSFSGWPLLATPSRAGGRHVLIVSLDGGGATFSTHAPEPKSDPPPFVGATIELPEYRMAAVQDQLTELLPKLGIDAEGPLRAHPKVHPELRFRMRDENGRTWNVVYDLGTGQVDGRPAGAGKLRFVELLERLHTTHHFPIHGDMAWFFALFADITGITLVVWALSGLAMWWQMKPTRVVGALAIAIALAAAALVMRGTASEIQFGNVQGDGP, encoded by the coding sequence ATGACGTCCCCGGATCCCGAGAAAGAGGCCTCGTCGCCGCGGGTCGAGCCCCCTCGCCCGCGCCGCAGGTATGGCGCCGTCATGAAATTCGTGCGGCGCCTGCACATGTATCTCGGCCTGCTCGTTTTCCCGTGGGTGCTCCTCTTCGGAGCGAGCGGCGCGCTGTTCAATCATCCCGAGATCGGGCGTGACATCGAGCAGCGGGACCTCTCCCCGGAGGAGCTCTCCACGCTCACCGGATGGAAGCCGTGGAATCCCGAGCAGATCGCGCAAAGGGTCGTCGCGCAGATCAACGCCGGCTCCTCCGGAATGTATACGCTGGATCCGAGCGCACCGAGCTCATTCTCGGGCTGGCCCTTGCTCGCGACGCCGAGCCGCGCGGGAGGCCGCCACGTGCTCATCGTCAGCCTCGACGGCGGCGGCGCGACGTTCTCCACGCATGCACCGGAGCCGAAATCCGACCCTCCCCCTTTCGTCGGCGCGACGATCGAGTTGCCAGAATACAGAATGGCGGCCGTGCAGGATCAGTTGACGGAGCTCTTGCCGAAGCTGGGGATCGACGCGGAGGGGCCTTTGCGGGCGCATCCCAAGGTCCACCCCGAGCTGCGTTTCCGTATGCGTGACGAGAACGGACGCACGTGGAACGTCGTTTACGACCTCGGCACCGGCCAGGTCGACGGGCGGCCTGCTGGAGCGGGGAAGCTCCGCTTCGTGGAGCTCCTGGAGAGGCTCCACACGACGCACCATTTTCCCATTCACGGCGACATGGCCTGGTTCTTCGCGCTCTTCGCCGACATCACGGGCATCACGCTGGTCGTGTGGGCCCTGAGCGGACTCGCGATGTGGTGGCAGATGAAGCCCACGCGGGTCGTCGGCGCGCTCGCGATTGCGATCGCCTTGGCCGCCGCCGCGCTCGTCATGCGCGGGACGGCCTCGGAGATTCAATTCGGCAACGTGCAGGGCGACGGCCCCTGA